A region of Esox lucius isolate fEsoLuc1 chromosome 3, fEsoLuc1.pri, whole genome shotgun sequence DNA encodes the following proteins:
- the gpaa1 gene encoding glycosylphosphatidylinositol anchor attachment 1 protein produces MGLLSDPNRRRALTNLLTRLNAPICVVCYLAGVMWFMGLAFEPFTLRTYMSENAMGSTMVEEHFPAGERALATGREFAAHKKKVGGMPVNWLVKTMESRGLEVFTQSFTRKLPFPDENKERYLVRGTNVYGILRAPRASRTEALVLTAPCSQGNANNQAVGLLLGLAQYFRSQVYWAKDIIFLVNEHDLIGMQAWLEGYHHTNTTGGDWSPLHGRGGSIQASLSLELSSDVITSLDLVLEGLNGQLPNLDLANLFHAFCQKIGVLCTIQGKLQRNDWESTSGYSHSAQTMMLMVLKQASGRPWGDHGLFLRYHIEAATIRGINSFRQYKTDTTTIGRLLEGMYRKLNNLLERLHQSYFFYLMPSLTRFVSIGYYMPAFGLLAVILLLRALDLWVQLGASAPGTEDGLAEREQSPSSPGVLSILTPVVISHMTGVALYCLPVMSQEMAVQHFPVSETEAVVLTAIAIYTAGLALPHNTHRLLQGEGTEHGWRVLKLVALLYLAVLLGCTALINFSLGFILALSLVPIAAFITPHTHKPLSAAIMVLLSPGCTLLYCVLIFQELQETPVSLQDGWMLFLSVISQGILDHSLYGSLVYPLLALLIYPCWLLLWNILFWK; encoded by the exons ATGGGACTACTGTCAGACCCAAATCGAAGGCGAGCCCTGACCAACCTGCTCACCCGTCTCAATGCACCGATCTG TGTTGTGTGCTACCTGGCAGGTGTGATGTGGTTCATGGGCTTGGCCTTTGAACCATTCACCCTGCGCACTTACATGTCCGAGAACGCCATGGGCTCCACCATGGTGGAGGAACATTTCCCAGCAGGAGAGAGGGCTCTGGCCACCGGCAGGGAGTTTGCTGCTCACAAGAAAAAAGTTGG TGGAATGCCAGTGAATTGGCTGGTGAAGACAATGGAGTCTCGGGGGTTGGAAGTATTCACTCAGAGCTTCACCCGCAAGCTTCCCTTTCCCGATGAAAACAAAGAGAGATAT CTGGTGCGTGGCACTAATGTGTATGGAATCCTGCGGGCCCCCAGAGCATCTCGCACTGAAGCGCTGGTGCTGACCGCCCCGTGTAGTCAGGGCAACGCCAACAACCAGGCTGTGGGCCTCCTGCTGGGTCTTGCCCAGTACTTCAGGA GTCAGGTCTACTGGGCCAAGGACATCATCTTCCTCGTGAACGAGCACGATCTGATCGGCATGCAGGCCTGGCTGGAGGGATACCACCACACCAACACCACCG GTGGCGACTGGTCTCCGCTGCATGGTAGAGGTGGCTCCATCCAAGCATCCCTGTCTCTGGAGCtcagcagtgatgtcatcaccaGTCTGGACTTGGTCCTGGAGGGGCTCAACGGCCAGCTGCCAAACCTGGATCTGGCCAACCTCTTTCACGCCTTCTGCCAGAAGATAGGGGTCCTCTGTACCATCCAGGGCAAG CTCCAGAGGAATGACTGGGAAAGTACGTCAGGCTACAGCCACTCCGCCCAGACCATGATGCTGATGGTGCTGAAGCAGGCCAGCGGACGGCCCTGGGGGGACCATGGCCTGTTCCTCAGATACCACATAGAGGCAGCCACCATCAGGGGGATAAACAGCTTCAGACAGTACAAGACCGACACCACCACCATCGGCAG GCTCCTGGAGGGTATGTACCGGAAGCTGAACAACCTCCTGGAGCGTCTGCACCAATCATACTTCTTCTACCTCATGCCCTCGCTCACCCGTTTTGTCTCCATTGGTTACTACATGCCGGCCTTCGGCCTGCTGGCCGTCATCCTGCTGCTGCGT GCCTTAGATCTGTGGGTGCAGCTTGGAGCTTCAGCACCTGGAACAGAGGATGGGCTGGCTGAGAGAGAGCAG TCCCCCTCCAGCCCTGGGGTCTTGTCTATCCTGACTCCAGTAGTGATCAGTCATATGACGGGGGTAGCTCTGTACTGCCTGCCCGTCATGTCTCAGGAGATGGCCGTGCAGCACTTTCCTGTATCTGAGACAGAAGCTGTGGTCCTCACTGCTATAGCCATCTACACCGCAGGCCTGGCCCTGCCTCACAACACACACCG GCTCCTTCAAGGAGAGGGCACTGAGCATGGCTGGAGGGTGCTGAAGCTGGTGGCCCTGCTCTACTTGGCTGTGTTACTGGGCTGCACTGCCCTCATCAACTTCTCCCTGGGCTTCATCCTGGCCCTGTCCCTGGTGCCCATCGCTGCCTTCATCACgccgcacacacacaa gccTCTGTCTGCAGCCATCATGGTGCTCCTAAGCCCTGGCTGCACTCTGCTCTACTGCGTCTTAATCTTCCAGGAGCTGCAGGAAACCCCCGTCTCCCTGCAAGACGGTTGGATGCTCTTCCTGTCAGTCATCTCGCAGGGCATTCTGGACCACTCCCTCTACGGTTCATTGGTATACCCACTCCTGGCTCTGCTGATCTACCCCTGCTGGCTGCTGCTCTGGAACATCCTCTTCTGGAAGTAG